From one Streptococcus oralis genomic stretch:
- the ligA gene encoding NAD-dependent DNA ligase LigA, whose translation MNERMNELVALLNRYATEYYTSDNPSVSDSEYDRLYRELVELEAAYPDQVLADSPTHRVGGKVLDGFEKYSHQYPLYSLQDAFSREELEAFDARVRKELPQPTYICELKIDGLSISLTYEKGILVVGATRGDGSVGENITENLKRVKDIPLTLPEELDITVRGECYMPRASFDQVNQARQENGEPEFANPRNAAAGTLRQLDTAVVAKRNLATFLYQEASPSTRDSQEKVLEHLEQLGFVVNPKRILAQSIDEVWDFIQEVGQEREKLPYDIDGVVIKVNDLAGQEELGFTVKAPKWAVAYKFPAEEKEAQLLSVDWTVGRTGVVTPTANLTPVQLAGTTVSRATLHNVDYIAEKDIRKDDTVIVYKAGDIIPAVLRVVESKRVSEEKLDIPTNCPSCDSDLLHFEDEVALRCINPRCPAQIMEGLIHFASRDAMNITGLGPSIVEKLFAANLVKDVADIYRLKEDDFLLLEGVKEKSASKLYQAIQASKENSAEKLLFGLGIRHVGSKASQLLLQHFHSIENLAQADPEEVASIESLGSVIAQSLQTYFSTEGSNILLDELKETGVNLDYKGQTLVADAALSGLTIVLTGKLERLTRSEAKNKLESLGAKVTGSVSKKTNLVVAGADAGSKLQKAQELGIEVRDEAWLESL comes from the coding sequence ATGAATGAAAGAATGAATGAGTTAGTTGCCTTACTCAACCGCTATGCGACCGAGTACTATACGAGTGACAATCCCTCGGTTTCAGATAGCGAGTATGATCGTCTCTACCGAGAGTTGGTTGAGTTGGAAGCCGCCTATCCAGATCAAGTTTTAGCGGATAGTCCAACTCATCGTGTTGGTGGTAAGGTTTTAGATGGTTTTGAAAAATACAGTCATCAGTATCCTCTATACAGTTTGCAGGATGCTTTTTCACGTGAAGAGTTAGAAGCTTTTGATGCGCGTGTGCGAAAGGAATTACCCCAACCGACCTATATTTGTGAGCTGAAAATCGATGGTTTGTCTATCTCGCTTACGTATGAAAAGGGGATTTTGGTTGTTGGTGCCACACGTGGGGATGGTTCTGTTGGTGAAAATATCACCGAAAACCTCAAGCGTGTCAAGGACATTCCTTTGACCTTGCCCGAAGAACTAGATATCACCGTTCGTGGAGAGTGTTACATGCCACGCGCTTCCTTTGATCAGGTCAACCAAGCCCGCCAAGAAAATGGGGAGCCTGAATTTGCTAATCCTCGTAACGCAGCTGCAGGCACCTTGCGTCAGTTGGATACAGCAGTAGTGGCCAAGCGTAATCTTGCTACTTTCCTCTATCAAGAAGCCAGCCCTTCAACTCGTGATAGTCAAGAAAAGGTCTTGGAGCATCTTGAACAGCTTGGTTTTGTAGTTAATCCTAAACGAATATTGGCTCAAAGTATAGATGAGGTATGGGATTTTATCCAAGAAGTAGGACAAGAACGGGAGAAACTGCCTTACGATATCGATGGGGTGGTCATCAAGGTTAACGACCTAGCAGGTCAAGAAGAACTTGGTTTTACGGTTAAAGCACCTAAGTGGGCAGTTGCCTACAAATTTCCTGCTGAGGAAAAAGAAGCCCAGCTCCTTTCAGTTGACTGGACAGTAGGTCGTACGGGTGTTGTGACCCCAACTGCCAATCTAACACCTGTTCAGCTTGCTGGGACAACTGTTAGCCGTGCAACACTGCACAATGTAGATTATATTGCTGAAAAGGATATTCGAAAAGACGATACGGTTATCGTTTATAAGGCTGGAGATATCATCCCTGCTGTTTTGCGTGTGGTAGAGTCCAAGCGTGTTTCTGAAGAAAAACTAGATATTCCGACTAACTGTCCAAGTTGTGACTCCGATTTGTTGCACTTTGAAGATGAAGTGGCTCTTCGTTGTATCAATCCACGATGTCCTGCCCAAATCATGGAAGGTTTGATTCACTTTGCTTCTCGAGACGCCATGAATATTACAGGGCTTGGTCCATCTATTGTTGAAAAGCTTTTTGCTGCTAATCTGGTTAAGGATGTGGCAGATATTTACCGTTTGAAAGAAGATGATTTCCTTCTTTTAGAGGGTGTCAAGGAAAAGTCTGCTTCTAAACTATATCAGGCCATTCAAGCATCCAAGGAAAACTCTGCTGAAAAGCTCTTGTTTGGTCTGGGAATTCGTCATGTCGGAAGCAAGGCTAGCCAACTCTTGCTCCAACATTTCCACTCTATTGAAAATCTAGCCCAAGCTGATCCTGAGGAAGTAGCAAGTATCGAGAGCTTGGGTAGTGTGATTGCACAAAGCCTTCAGACTTATTTTTCTACAGAAGGGTCGAATATTCTCTTAGACGAGTTGAAAGAAACTGGAGTCAATCTGGACTACAAAGGACAGACACTAGTGGCAGATGCGGCCTTGTCAGGTTTGACAATTGTATTAACTGGTAAATTGGAACGTCTCACACGTTCTGAAGCCAAAAATAAACTCGAAAGTCTAGGTGCCAAAGTCACAGGCAGTGTATCTAAGAAAACGAATCTTGTCGTAGCAGGAGCAGATGCAGGAAGCAAGCTCCAAAAAGCGCAAGAACTTGGTATCGAAGTTCGAGATGAGGCCTGGCTAGAAAGTTTGTAA
- the pulA gene encoding type I pullulanase, giving the protein MYSYPVVIHFHRKNGDYAACSFSRKQADVKENLYYENDYFGAKFSFTVTSAERLDTLTFSVEIDGKTKDYLLRFNYYPLLTEVWILDGDETVYYSENPAIASPYYKDRNPFSFDKAFHSESFDHHWGYQGELGYSISDYQTSFKLWAPTATAVQVVVYENTSNDAPIWKTFNLKRGNSYSYSHKYNTIGVWSVDLDENLAGKAYQYQIEFPHHQTLTRDPYTIATSPDGKRSVILSQQDRQVEGFKVKHGTDAPWRLENPCKAVICEMHIRDFTKSPTSGVPENLRGTFLGAAQSGTANQYGQATTFDYIKELGCNYVQLQPIFDRHKEYDEDGNVTYNWGYDPQNYNAPEPSFSSNSDDPGQVIRDLKTMIQAYHDAGIGVIMDVVYNHTFSTVDAPFQTTVPDYYYRMNPDGTFQNGTGVGNETASEHEMYRKYMIDSLLYWVKEYNIDGFRFDLMGIHDVKTMQAIRWALDEVDPRIITYGEGWDMGTGLAPYDKAKKDNAYQMPNIGFFNDDQRDAIKGGEVYGSIKAGFVSGAATEPIVAKAILGSRELGSYLSPNQVLNYVEAHDNYNLHDLLVTLHPDHSSDKIMRQVETATAMSILMQGMSFIELGQEFGRTKLLATGENGELTAADRERAMNSYNAPDSVNQVNWDLINERQESIDFIRQIIRLKKQTRAFSYPTYEEVYRHVFVHTAAENSGWIVYEIHGGAEHLLVVFNAKGTSFYFENAGNLEMLVSNSRSQESNVIDDISVAVLKVLS; this is encoded by the coding sequence ATGTATAGTTACCCTGTAGTCATCCATTTTCACCGAAAAAATGGGGATTATGCCGCTTGTTCATTCAGTAGAAAACAGGCAGATGTTAAAGAAAATTTGTATTATGAAAATGATTATTTTGGAGCAAAATTCTCCTTTACAGTCACAAGTGCAGAAAGGCTCGATACTTTGACCTTTTCTGTCGAAATAGATGGAAAGACAAAAGACTATCTTCTACGGTTTAACTATTATCCACTGTTGACTGAGGTTTGGATCTTAGATGGTGATGAGACGGTTTATTATTCAGAAAATCCTGCCATTGCAAGTCCTTACTATAAAGATCGAAACCCGTTTTCTTTTGATAAAGCCTTTCACAGTGAAAGTTTTGATCATCATTGGGGATACCAAGGAGAGTTGGGTTATAGTATCTCAGACTACCAGACAAGCTTTAAACTCTGGGCTCCAACAGCTACAGCAGTCCAAGTGGTCGTTTATGAAAATACAAGTAACGACGCGCCGATTTGGAAAACCTTTAATCTAAAGCGAGGGAATAGCTATTCATACAGTCATAAGTACAATACCATTGGTGTTTGGAGTGTAGACCTGGATGAAAATCTTGCAGGTAAAGCTTATCAGTATCAGATTGAGTTTCCGCACCACCAGACTTTGACACGAGATCCTTACACTATCGCTACAAGTCCTGACGGGAAACGTTCTGTCATCCTATCTCAGCAAGATAGACAGGTAGAAGGATTTAAAGTCAAACATGGGACAGATGCTCCTTGGCGTTTGGAAAACCCATGTAAAGCCGTTATCTGTGAGATGCACATTCGTGATTTTACAAAATCACCGACATCTGGAGTTCCAGAAAATCTTCGAGGGACCTTCCTTGGGGCTGCCCAGAGTGGAACGGCTAACCAGTATGGGCAAGCAACAACCTTTGACTATATCAAAGAACTCGGCTGTAATTATGTTCAGCTCCAACCAATCTTTGATCGTCATAAGGAATACGATGAAGACGGAAATGTAACCTATAACTGGGGTTATGACCCTCAAAACTACAATGCGCCAGAACCAAGTTTCTCTAGTAACTCAGATGATCCTGGACAGGTTATTCGAGACCTCAAAACCATGATTCAGGCTTATCATGATGCAGGAATCGGTGTCATTATGGATGTTGTTTATAACCATACCTTCTCAACGGTCGATGCACCTTTCCAAACAACTGTTCCTGATTATTACTATCGTATGAATCCAGATGGAACCTTCCAAAACGGAACAGGTGTTGGAAATGAAACCGCAAGCGAACACGAAATGTACCGCAAGTATATGATTGACTCACTCCTTTATTGGGTGAAAGAATACAATATTGACGGTTTCCGTTTCGACTTGATGGGAATTCATGATGTCAAAACCATGCAGGCAATTCGTTGGGCACTTGATGAAGTTGATCCACGTATTATCACCTATGGAGAAGGTTGGGATATGGGGACCGGTCTTGCACCTTACGACAAGGCCAAGAAGGACAATGCCTACCAGATGCCAAATATTGGATTCTTCAATGATGATCAGCGTGATGCCATCAAAGGAGGAGAAGTTTATGGCTCAATCAAGGCAGGATTTGTTAGTGGTGCAGCTACAGAACCGATTGTAGCCAAAGCTATTCTTGGTAGCCGAGAGTTGGGTTCATATCTTAGTCCCAACCAAGTTCTTAACTACGTGGAAGCCCATGATAATTACAACTTGCATGATTTGTTAGTAACCCTTCATCCAGATCACAGTTCAGATAAGATTATGCGACAGGTTGAGACAGCAACAGCGATGAGCATTCTTATGCAAGGCATGTCCTTTATAGAGCTGGGGCAAGAATTTGGTCGTACCAAACTCCTTGCTACAGGAGAAAATGGCGAGCTAACTGCGGCAGATAGAGAACGGGCCATGAATAGTTACAATGCTCCAGATAGTGTCAACCAGGTCAACTGGGATTTAATCAATGAGAGACAAGAAAGCATTGACTTTATTCGCCAGATTATTCGCCTAAAAAAACAAACACGTGCTTTCTCTTATCCTACATACGAAGAAGTTTATCGTCATGTCTTCGTCCATACAGCTGCTGAAAATAGTGGGTGGATTGTTTACGAAATTCACGGTGGAGCAGAGCACTTATTGGTGGTATTCAATGCCAAGGGAACTTCCTTCTACTTTGAAAATGCGGGAAATCTTGAAATGCTTGTGTCCAACAGTCGTTCTCAAGAGTCTAATGTGATTGATGATATCAGCGTTGCAGTCTTGAAGGTACTTTCATAG
- a CDS encoding NADP-dependent glyceraldehyde-3-phosphate dehydrogenase, protein MTHYQNLVNGKWKSSENVIAIYSPINQDKLGTVPAMSQAEVDEAMKAARAALPAWRDLAPVERAAYLHKTADILERDKEKIGTILAKEVAKGIKAAIGEVVRTADLIRFAAEEGLRITGQAMEGGGFEAASKNKLAVVRREPVGVVLAIAPFNYPVNLSGSKIAPALIAGNVVMFKPPTQGSISGLLLAKAFDEAGIPAGVFNTITGRGSEIGDYIIEHKEVNFINFTGSTPIGERIGRLAGMRPIMLELGGKDAAIVLEDADLENAAKQIVGGAFSYSGQRCTAIKRVLVVESVADRLAELLQAEVAKLTVGDPFDNADITPVIDNASADFIWGLIQDAQEKGAKALSPIKRENNLIWPGLFDYVTRDMKLAWEEPFGPVLPIIRVADANEALEIANESEFGLQSSVFTNDFKKAFEIAEKLEVGTVHINNKTQRGPDNFPFLGVKGSGAGVQGIKYSIEAMTNVKSIVFDVK, encoded by the coding sequence TTGACACATTATCAGAATTTAGTGAATGGAAAATGGAAATCATCAGAGAATGTAATTGCCATCTATTCTCCCATCAATCAGGACAAGCTAGGTACAGTACCAGCTATGAGTCAGGCTGAAGTAGATGAGGCTATGAAAGCAGCGCGTGCAGCTCTCCCAGCATGGCGTGATTTAGCACCAGTTGAGCGTGCAGCCTATTTGCATAAGACAGCAGACATTTTGGAACGTGATAAAGAGAAAATTGGTACAATTCTTGCTAAGGAGGTTGCAAAAGGAATTAAAGCAGCCATAGGAGAAGTAGTACGTACAGCAGACTTAATTCGTTTTGCTGCTGAGGAAGGACTCCGTATCACTGGACAAGCAATGGAAGGTGGCGGTTTTGAAGCTGCAAGTAAAAATAAACTAGCCGTTGTTCGTCGTGAGCCAGTTGGAGTGGTGTTAGCTATCGCGCCATTTAACTACCCAGTAAACCTTTCTGGATCTAAGATTGCTCCGGCATTGATTGCCGGAAATGTCGTTATGTTTAAACCACCAACACAAGGATCTATTTCTGGTCTCTTGTTGGCTAAAGCATTTGACGAAGCCGGAATCCCAGCAGGTGTCTTTAACACCATCACTGGACGTGGTTCTGAAATCGGAGACTACATCATCGAACACAAGGAAGTGAACTTCATTAACTTTACAGGTTCAACACCGATTGGGGAGCGTATTGGTCGTTTAGCTGGTATGCGCCCAATTATGCTGGAGCTTGGTGGGAAAGATGCAGCAATTGTCTTAGAAGATGCAGATTTAGAAAATGCAGCCAAGCAAATCGTAGGTGGAGCCTTTAGCTACTCTGGTCAGCGTTGTACTGCTATTAAGCGTGTTTTGGTTGTGGAAAGCGTCGCAGACAGATTGGCTGAATTACTCCAAGCTGAAGTTGCTAAGCTAACAGTCGGTGATCCATTTGACAATGCAGATATCACACCTGTTATTGATAATGCTTCAGCTGATTTCATCTGGGGATTGATTCAGGACGCTCAAGAAAAGGGTGCCAAAGCGCTCAGCCCGATCAAACGTGAGAACAATCTCATTTGGCCAGGACTTTTTGATTATGTCACAAGAGATATGAAATTAGCCTGGGAAGAACCATTTGGACCTGTTCTCCCAATTATTCGAGTTGCAGATGCCAATGAAGCACTTGAAATTGCTAATGAATCGGAGTTCGGCCTTCAATCCTCAGTCTTTACAAATGACTTTAAGAAGGCGTTTGAAATTGCTGAAAAACTTGAAGTGGGTACCGTTCATATTAATAATAAAACACAACGTGGACCAGATAATTTCCCATTCCTTGGTGTAAAAGGTTCTGGTGCAGGAGTTCAAGGAATTAAATATAGTATCGAAGCGATGACAAATGTTAAATCCATTGTTTTTGATGTGAAATAA
- the glgB gene encoding 1,4-alpha-glucan branching protein GlgB, with the protein MNNQEALRTFTTGENFHLQHYLGAHREEKNGEIGYTFRVWAPNAQAVHLVGDFTDWVENQIPMVRNEAGVWEVFTSQAHEGQIYKYHITRANGHQIMKIDPLAVYFEARPGTGAVLTNIREKKWKDGLWLARRKRLGFFERPVNIYEAHAGSWKRNPDGSPYTFSQLKDELIPYLVEMNYTHIEFMPLMAHPLGLSWGYQLMGYFAFEHSYGTPEEFQDFVEECHINNIGVIVDWVPGHFTINDDALAYYDGTPTFEYQDHNKAHNYGWGALNFDLGKNEVQSFLISSIKFWIDFYHLDGIRVDAVSNMLYLDYDNAPWTPNKDGGNLNYEGYYFLQRLNTVIKLAHPDIMMIAEESSSATKITGMKEMGGLGFDYKWNMGWMNDILRFYEEDPIYRKYDFNLVTFSFMYVFNENYLLPFSHDEVVHGKKSMMHKMWGDRYNQFAGLRNLYTYQICYPGKKLLFMGSEYGQFLEWKSEEQLEWSNLEDPMNAKMKHFTSQLNQFYKDNRCLWEIDTSYDGIEIIDADNRDQSVLSFIRKGKKDEMLVCVFNMAPVERKDFTIGLPVAGIYEEVWNTELEEWGGVWKEHNQTVQTQEGLWKDYEQTLTFTLPAMGASIWKIKRRLKPARKKE; encoded by the coding sequence ATGAATAATCAAGAAGCATTAAGAACCTTTACTACAGGTGAGAACTTTCACCTCCAGCATTATTTAGGAGCGCATAGAGAGGAGAAAAACGGAGAAATAGGCTATACTTTTAGGGTTTGGGCCCCAAATGCACAAGCAGTTCATCTAGTTGGTGATTTTACCGATTGGGTTGAGAATCAGATTCCCATGGTTCGTAATGAAGCAGGTGTTTGGGAAGTCTTTACAAGTCAAGCCCATGAGGGTCAGATTTATAAATATCATATCACGCGTGCAAATGGTCACCAGATTATGAAGATCGATCCATTGGCAGTTTATTTTGAAGCTAGACCGGGTACAGGAGCAGTTCTGACCAATATCCGTGAAAAGAAATGGAAAGATGGCCTTTGGTTAGCACGTCGCAAACGTCTGGGATTTTTCGAGAGACCAGTTAATATATACGAGGCTCATGCAGGGTCTTGGAAGAGAAATCCAGATGGTAGTCCCTATACGTTTTCTCAACTGAAAGACGAGTTGATTCCATACTTAGTTGAGATGAACTATACACATATTGAGTTCATGCCTTTAATGGCTCACCCACTTGGATTGAGCTGGGGCTATCAACTTATGGGTTACTTTGCTTTTGAACATTCCTATGGTACACCTGAGGAATTCCAAGATTTCGTTGAAGAGTGTCATATAAATAACATTGGTGTTATCGTAGACTGGGTTCCAGGTCATTTCACTATTAATGATGATGCCTTGGCATATTATGACGGTACACCAACTTTTGAATACCAAGACCACAACAAGGCTCATAACTATGGTTGGGGTGCGCTGAATTTTGACCTCGGGAAAAATGAGGTCCAGTCTTTCCTGATTTCAAGTATTAAATTTTGGATTGATTTTTACCACTTAGATGGTATTCGGGTCGATGCAGTGAGCAATATGCTGTATCTAGATTATGATAATGCTCCTTGGACTCCAAACAAAGACGGTGGAAACCTTAACTACGAGGGTTATTATTTCCTTCAACGTTTGAACACCGTTATCAAGCTTGCTCATCCAGATATCATGATGATTGCAGAAGAAAGTTCATCAGCAACAAAGATTACTGGTATGAAAGAAATGGGCGGCCTTGGGTTTGACTATAAATGGAATATGGGCTGGATGAACGATATTCTCCGTTTCTACGAGGAAGATCCGATTTATCGCAAGTATGACTTTAATCTTGTGACTTTCAGCTTTATGTATGTTTTCAATGAAAACTATCTCCTACCTTTCTCACACGATGAAGTGGTTCATGGCAAAAAGAGTATGATGCACAAGATGTGGGGGGATCGCTACAATCAGTTCGCAGGTCTGCGCAACCTCTACACCTATCAAATTTGTTATCCAGGTAAGAAACTCTTGTTCATGGGTAGTGAGTACGGACAATTCCTCGAGTGGAAGTCCGAGGAGCAGTTGGAGTGGTCTAATCTAGAAGATCCGATGAATGCCAAGATGAAGCATTTCACTTCACAACTGAATCAATTCTATAAAGACAATCGCTGTCTGTGGGAAATTGATACTAGTTATGATGGTATCGAGATTATCGATGCTGATAATAGAGATCAGAGTGTCCTTTCCTTTATTCGTAAGGGCAAGAAAGACGAAATGTTAGTCTGTGTCTTTAACATGGCACCAGTTGAACGTAAGGACTTTACGATTGGTTTACCTGTTGCAGGTATTTACGAAGAAGTTTGGAATACAGAATTAGAAGAATGGGGAGGTGTGTGGAAAGAGCACAATCAAACAGTTCAGACTCAAGAAGGCTTATGGAAGGATTATGAGCAGACTTTGACCTTTACCTTGCCTGCCATGGGAGCAAGCATCTGGAAGATCAAGCGTCGTTTGAAACCAGCTAGGAAAAAAGAATAA
- a CDS encoding glucose-1-phosphate adenylyltransferase codes for MKNEMLALILAGGQGTRLGKLTQSIAKPAVQFGGRYRIIDFALSNCANSGIHNVGVITQYQPLALNNHIGNGSSWGLDGINSGVSILQPYSASEGNRWFEGTSHAIYQNIDYIDSVNPEYVLILSGDHIYKMDYDDMLQSHKDNNASLTVAVLDVPLKEASRFGIMNTDANNRIVEFEEKPAQPKSTKASMGIYIFDWKRLRNMLVAAEKSNVDMSDFGKNVIPNYLESGESVYAYEFNGYWKDVGTIESLWEANMEYISPENALDSRNRQWKIYSRNLISPPNYFGAHAHVEDSLVVDGCFVDGTVKRSILSTEAQVREGAEVVDSVIMSGAIIGHGAKITRAIIGEGAIIADGVEIDGTDEVQVVGYNEVVGVATDED; via the coding sequence ATGAAGAATGAAATGCTAGCTTTGATCCTTGCGGGTGGGCAAGGAACACGTCTCGGAAAACTCACTCAAAGCATTGCCAAACCGGCAGTGCAATTCGGTGGGCGCTACCGTATCATTGACTTTGCTCTTTCCAACTGTGCAAACTCTGGAATCCATAATGTTGGTGTGATTACGCAATACCAACCTCTTGCTTTGAATAACCATATCGGAAATGGTTCTAGCTGGGGATTGGATGGTATCAATTCAGGTGTCTCTATTTTACAACCTTATTCAGCCAGCGAAGGAAACCGTTGGTTTGAAGGGACTAGTCACGCTATCTACCAAAACATTGACTACATCGACAGTGTTAATCCAGAGTATGTTTTGATTCTTTCTGGTGACCACATCTACAAGATGGACTACGATGATATGCTTCAGTCCCACAAGGATAACAATGCCAGTTTGACAGTAGCTGTCCTAGACGTACCTCTCAAAGAAGCTAGCCGTTTTGGTATCATGAATACAGATGCCAATAACCGTATCGTTGAATTCGAAGAAAAACCTGCGCAACCTAAGTCTACAAAGGCTTCTATGGGGATTTATATCTTTGACTGGAAACGGCTTCGCAATATGCTTGTAGCTGCTGAAAAGAGCAACGTCGATATGTCTGACTTCGGTAAGAACGTTATTCCTAACTATCTCGAGTCTGGTGAAAGTGTCTATGCTTATGAATTTAATGGCTATTGGAAAGATGTTGGTACGATTGAGTCACTTTGGGAAGCCAATATGGAGTACATTTCGCCAGAAAACGCCTTGGATAGTCGCAATCGTCAGTGGAAAATTTACTCAAGAAACTTGATTTCACCACCAAACTACTTTGGTGCGCATGCACATGTTGAAGATTCATTGGTTGTGGATGGCTGTTTTGTAGATGGAACTGTTAAACGTTCGATTCTTTCAACAGAAGCACAAGTACGTGAAGGTGCCGAGGTCGTTGATTCTGTCATCATGAGTGGAGCTATTATTGGGCATGGAGCAAAGATTACTCGTGCCATCATTGGTGAGGGTGCCATTATTGCAGACGGCGTAGAAATTGACGGAACTGACGAAGTACAAGTAGTAGGATACAATGAAGTAGTGGGGGTAGCAACAGATGAAGATTGA